From a region of the Coffea arabica cultivar ET-39 chromosome 3e, Coffea Arabica ET-39 HiFi, whole genome shotgun sequence genome:
- the LOC140038768 gene encoding putative disease resistance protein At1g59780, which yields MEDGKKHCLGDVDSMISMALEASGQLRSLTLSGGTERRTASISFPEVICDSTKFKYVKVLKFEGYRFMGKGLPEGIKKLVNLRFLSLKGSALETLPSSIGQLQYLETLDIRVFPTITVPDVLCKLKGLKHLYFSPRTEVEGLNNLRFLGAIVNIRKEKNDLPQMLKYLNSNRHNLREAQLEIYASGEVLLPFLDLLSCHCLHQLSLWWGRCEFQKVEPPLSPSNLSELSLLQCSIEGDPMSVLGDLPNLRRLLFLLVDLVDRKVMIIDANAFPKLASLEIIGIKNLEKWVVAEGCMPNLSHLTIDRCEALEMIPDGLRFITTLRKLEIKMPEEFIVQRIHGIDGRGGPDHDKICHVPVIAIESYGSKKSELLIQPTDDSSSEESYSSGDCNCYPSLKPLLH from the exons ATGGAAGATGGTAAAAAGCATTGTCTAGGTGATGTTGACTCTATGATAAGTATGGCACTGGAAGCCAGTGGACAACTGCGTTCTTTAACATTAAGTGGTGGAACTGAACGTCGCACGGCAAGTATCTCATTTCCTGAAGTAATATGTGATTCAACCAAGTTCAAATATGTAAAGGTTCTCAAATTCGAGGGTTATCGTTTCATGGGCAAAGGTTTGCCTGAAGGAATAAAGAAGCTGGTCAATTTGAGATTCCTCAGTCTAAAGGGCAGTGCCTTGGAGACACTTCCATCATCCATAGGTCAATTACAGTACCTGGAGACACTTGATATACGAGTCTTTCCTACGATTACGGTGCCTGATGTCTTGTGCAAATTGAAAGGATTGAAGCATTTGTATTTTTCTCCAAGGACAGAAGTAGAAG GGTTGAATAATCTAAGGTTCCTCGGTGCAATTGTGAATATCCGTAAAGAGAAGAACGATCTCCCTCAGATGCTCAAATACTTGAATTCCAACCGACACAATCTACGGGAGGCTCAATTGGAGATTTATGCATCCGGTGAAGTATTGCTTCCTTTTCTAGATCTTTTGTCCTGCCACTGTCTCCACCAATTGAGCTTGTGGTGGGGAAGGTGTGAGTTTCAAAAAGTTGAACCACCCCTTTCCCCCTCGAACCTCAGTGAGCTAAGTTTGCTGCAGTGTTCAATTGAAGGAGATCCAATGAGTGTCTTGGGAGATCTTCCCAACTTGAGGAGACTGCTTTTTCTTCTTGTGGACTTGGTGGATAGAAAAGTGATGATTATTGATGCAAATGCTTTTCCAAAACTCGCATCTCTGGAGATCATTGGCATAAAAAACTTAGAAAAGTGGGTGGTGGCTGAAGGATGCATGCCTAACCTATCTCATCTTACAATCGATAGATGTGAAGCACTGGAGATGATTCCTGATGGGCTGAGGTTTATTACAACACTCAGAAAGTTGGAAATTAAAATGCCTGAAGAATTCATCGTCCAAAGAATTCATGGGATCGATGGGCGTGGAGGACCGGATCATGACAAAATCTGTCACGTCCCCGTGATTGCAATTGAATCTTATGGAAGCAAAAAGAGCGAGCTTCTTATCCAGCCAACTGATGACAGCTCGAGCGAAGAATCTTACAGTTCTGGGGACTGCAACTGCTATCCATCACTGAAGCCGCTGCTTCACTGA
- the LOC140038875 gene encoding protein transport protein SEC23 G-like, with the protein MDFIELEAIEGLRWSWNSWPTTKSEAAALVVPLSILCTPLTQFGDLPILPYDPLICSKCGAVLNPYARVDYQSRIWYCSFCNGRNPFPKSYLGINENSIPAELFPTYSTVEYHLGKKSMNLGHNPQNPGFGSGPGYGNGLVLSGSSSISRMGSFSSSNSSLAGLDWAGSGFVPGPAFVFVVDVCTAEAELRVLKSELLHVITRLPENALVGLVVFDSLVRVYDLGFSECFRVVLFHGEREISSEQTKQLLGIHHIKQQLGKTSTVHKQGFLLPVSECEFSFTNAIEDLHSSPQALAGHRPLRSTGVAISVAVGLLEGCFVSSASRIMVFTSGPATIGPGIIVASDYSHAIRTHRDIDSGYAPHYIKSCEFYKRLSKRLCDSSVVLDLFACSLDQVGAVELKVPVESSGGFMMLGESFDSEKFRKCLNHIFIHDEEGNLNMCFDATIELVTTKDVKICGALGPCVSLQKKNSSVSDKGIGESGTYVWKLGTLNKKTCIAFFFEVGHEQHIQPNSAFFIQFITQYRYGNMGIRKRVTTAARRWVGNHSPEIHAGFDQEAAASVMARLAIHRTERFFARDVISWLDKKLILFASKFGQYVQEDPSSFHLASNFSLYPQFMYHLRRSQFIDVFNSTPDETAFFRLMLNREGVVGSLLMVQPTLFQYSFEGPPIPVLLDVCSIFPDVILLFDSYFNVVIHYGSKIAQWRKLGYDRDPNHENFRKLLEAVDLDAKHLVAERIPVPKLIKCDQHSSQARFLLAKLNPSVTQNSTCTDGSEIIFTDDVSLQVFIDHLQALAVQG; encoded by the exons atggATTTCATCGAATTGGAAGCAATTGAAGGCCTCAGATGGTCATGGAACTCGTGGCCCACAACCAAATCCGAGGCTGCAGCTCTGGTAGTCCCTTTATCAATTTTGTGTACTCCTTTAACTCAATTCGGTGACCTCCCTATACTTCCCTATGACCCTTTGATTTGCTCCAAGTGTGGCGCCGTTTTGAACCCGTATGCCCGGGTCGATTACCAGAGTAGAATCTGGTATTGCTCGTTTTGTAATGGAAGAAACCCATTTCCAAAGTCTTATCTTGGAATTAATGAAAACAGTATCCCAGCGGAGCTTTTTCCCACTTATAGTACTGTGGAATATCATTTGGGGAAAAAATCGATGAATTTGGGGCACAACCCGCAAAACCCGGGCTTTGGTTCCGGGCCCGGTTATGGCAATGGGTTGGTTTTGTCTGGTTCAAGTTCGATTTCGAGAATGGGATCGTTTTCTAGCTCAAATTCTTCATTGGCGGGGTTGGACTGGGCCGGGTCGGGCTTTGTCCCGGGACCTGCTTTTGTGTTCGTTGTGGATGTGTGTACTGCTGAGGCGGAGCTTAGGGTGTTGAAGAGTGAGTTGTTGCATGTGATCACGCGGTTGCCAGAGAATGCTCTTGTGGGGTTGGTGGTTTTTGATTCTTTGGTCAGGGTTTATGATCTTGGGTTTTCAGAGTGTTTCAGGGTGGTGCTGTTTCATGGTGAGCGCGAGATATCGTCCGAGCAG ACGAAACAGCTGTTGGGGATTCATCacataaagcagcaacttggaAAGACATCAACAGTTCATAAACAGGGATTCCTATTGCCAGTATCTGAGTGCGAGTTCAGTTTCACGAATGCCATTGAAGATCTTCATTCTTCACCGCAGGCTCTCGCTGGTCATCGTCCATTACGGTCCACAGGGGTAGCAATATCAGTTGCAGTTGGACTATTAGAAGGATGCTTCGTTAGTTCAGCTTCACGAATCATGGTTTTCACTTCTGGCCCGGCAACTATTGGCCCAGGCATCATTGTAGCTTCAGATTACAGTCATGCCATCAGGACCCACCGAGATATCGATAGTGGTTATGCTCCTCATTACATAAAGTCCTGTGAATTCTACAAGCGATTATCGAAGAGGTTATGTGATTCTTCAGTTGTGCTCGATCTTTTTGCTTGTTCATTAGATCAAGTTGGAGCAGTGGAGCTAAAGGTCCCTGTTGAGAGCTCTGGTGGATTCATGATGTTAGGGGAGTCATTTGACTCTGAAAAATTCAGAAAGTGCTTGAATCACATATTCATCCATGATGAGGAAGGGAATTTGAACATGTGCTTTGATGCTACTATAGAGTTAGTAACCACGAAGGACGTCAAAATCTGTGGAGCTTTGGGTCCCTGTGTTTCTTTGCAGAAAAAGAACAGTTCTGTGAGTGACAAAGGGATTGGGGAGAGTGGTACATATGTTTGGAAGCTAGGTACACTCAATAAAAAAACATGCATTGCTTTCTTCTTTGAAGTGGGCCATGAACAACACATCCAACCTAACTCtgcatttttcatacaattcaTAACTCAGTACAGATATGGGAATATGGGGATTCGCAAGAGAGTGACCACTGCTGCTCGAAGGTGGGTTGGGAATCACTCACCAGAAATTCATGCTGGGTTTGATCAGGAAGCAGCTGCTTCAGTGATGGCTAGACTTGCAATCCACAGAACGGAAAGATTTTTCGCTCGAGATGTTATCAGTTGGCTGGATAAGAAGCTTATTCTTTTTGCTTCAAAGTTCGGGCAGTATGTGCAGGAGGATCCATCTTCCTTCCATCTGGCATCCAACTTCTCCCTTTATCCGCAATTTATGTATCATTTAAGGAGGTCTCAGTTCATTGATGTGTTTAATAGCACTCCAGATGAGACTGCGTTTTTCAGGCTTATGCTAAATCGTGAGGGTGTGGTTGGCTCTCTACTAATGGTCCAGCCTACCCTTTTTCAGTATTCATTTGAAGGACCACCAATCCCTGTTCTTCTAGATGTTTGCTCTATCTTCCCTGATGTGATACTGCTCTTTGATTCCTATTTTAATGTCGTGATTCACTATGGATCTAAGATTGCGCAATGGAGGAAGCTTGGTTATGATAGGGACCCCAACCACGAGAACTTTCGAAAGCTGCTGGAAGCTGTTGACCTTGACGCAAAGCACCTAGTGGCTGAACGGATTCCAGTGCCAAAGCTCATAAAGTGTGACCAACACAGTAGTCAGGCAAGATTTCTTCTTGCCAAGTTGAATCCATCAGTGACACAGAACTCAACATGTACAGATGGTTCGGAGATTATTTTTACTGATGACGTGAGCCTGCAAGTGTTCATTGATCACTTGCAAGCTTTGGCTGTGCAGGGCTAA